The genome window ATAAAACTGTTGTCACACATGGTTTTACTTTGGATGAGAATGGCAAAAAAATGTCTAAGTCTTTAGACAATACGATTATGCCACAAGATATTATTAAAACATCTGGCGCTGATATTTTTCGTCTTTGGGTTATGACGACTGACTATTGGGAAGATCAGCGTTTGGGAAAAAAGATTCTTCAAACAAACGTAGATTCATATCGCAAATTGCGGAATGCAATTCGTTGGATGCTTGGTATTTTAGCTTATGATGAAGGAAAAGAAATATCTTATTGTGCACTGCCGGATCTTGAAAAATTTATATTGCATCGATTGTATGAACTTGATCAGTTGATTAATCGATCCTATGATGAGTTTGATTTTAAGAAAATTATGCGTGCGTTATTGGATTTTTCAATCATTGAATTATCTGCGTTTTATTTTGATATCCGAAAAGATACTCTTTATTGTGACCCCCCTTCATCAGTAAAGCGTAAAGCTTCTTTGCAAATCATTCGTGAAGTTTTTGATCGAATGGTAACATGGCTTGCTCCAATGTTACCTTTTACAATGGAAGAAGCTTGGTTAGAGCGTTATCCAAAAAGTTGTTCGGTGCATTTGCAGCAGTTTCGTCCTGTATTGGCAGAATGGAAGAACGAGCCTTTGGCAGAGTGTTGGAAAAAAGTACGACAGGTTCGTAAAGTCGTTACGGGCGCTTTAGAGATTGAACGAGCAGATAGGCGTATTGGGTCATCTTTAGAAGCAGCACCTATTGTTTTTATTTCTAATCCGGTTTTATTGGAATCTTTAGAAAATTTAGATATGGCGGAGATTTGCATTACCAGTGCTTTAACGATTATTCAAGATATACCCCCTTTGGATGCTTTTATTTTGAATGATGTTGAAGGTGTTGGTGTATATTCGAATAAGGCTGTGGGTACTAAGTGTGCTCGATCATGGCGTTATACACAAGATGTTGGGAGTGATCCAGATTATCCTGATGTGTCTGCTCGTGATGCAGCTGCTTTGCGGGAATTACAAGCGCTTGGCAAAGTTTAAAAGGTTTTTGAACAGTACATTTGAGAGGATGGTATTCAATAGAGCGCTAGCACTATTTGAATTCTATTATTGATGGGAGAGGAAATTTATGTTAAAATGAAACGCCTTGTTTTGTCTATGAATGGGCGATGTGTGCGTTATTAGACAGTCTCTAAAGAATGATAGTGATGTCAGCAAGTTTTGCACTTAGGAAAATGGATGAGCAATGAATAGATATGCAATGAAAATATTTTTAGCAGGCATACTGAGTGTATGTTTTATGTTGACAGGGTGTAATTTATCTGCTCCGACCTATGGTACGGATAAAACTGCTTCATTACAGTTTGTTGATGATATAACTAATCTTGCTTCATTAAGATCAAAAAATAAAAATAGTCAGCTTGTGATGAAACAGCGTCCACGACTTATATTTCCAGAGTCTAGTGCGCGTACAGTGTTACCTCCACCTCAGGTAGATATTACGGAGATTAATTCTTATGATGAGATGGAAATGTCAGAGAAGTCACAGAAGAATTTGCAAGGTGGAGCAGCAATTAATAGGGTGAATTCTTATGGTAACATTTCTCTTTCTGCAGATAAAAAAATAGTGACAAGAGGCCCTGGAAATATCGATAATTCAGAGGGTATCATACAGTTTAATGAAAAACAACAACGTGAGGAATATTTACGTCGACGGCAGGATGCTGATGGTGGGAATGCAAATTATCGTCGATACCTTAGTGAGCCACCTTTAATTTATCGTCAACCAGGAGTAACTGCACCTTTAGAGCGAAAGGATAAAGTGAAATAGATAAAAGTGTATGAAAAAGGTATTACTTCGAAGGTAAAAAGCAATAAGAAGACTCTGATCTTATTTTACAAATGGGTTTTATTGTTTAAAGATTAAGTATCTGATTGAAATAAAGCTTATTTTTGGTGTCGTTTTTGTGCAAAAAAGTCTTTAAGCAATTGATTTGCTTCTCTTTCTTTAAAACCGGAATAAACATTAGGTCTATGGTGGCAGGTTGATTGTTGGTAGAAACGCGGTCCATGTTCAATAGCGCCGCCTTTTGAATCTTGTGTTGCATAATACAGGTTTCTTATGCGTGCAAATGAAATAGCTGCAGCGCACATAGCGCATGGTTCGAGTGTTACATAAAGATCGCATTGAGGAATTCTTTCACTTTTGAAGATTTGACAAGCTATACGAATAACACGCATTTCGGCGTGTCCTGTAGGATCATATGGGGTTCTTGTGTAATTGCCAGCACGTGCAATAATTGTTTCACCATGTGTAATAACTGCGCCCACGGGAATTTCAGCTTGTTTTTTTGCTGACTGTGCTTCTAAAAGAGCTATTTCCATGGGAGTAAGTCTCATATTTCTCTTCCATTGAAGTATAAATAACCAAAAAGCTATATTAAAGAGGTCTATGAAGTGAGCAAGCTTTTTTATTATGATTCATTGTGTGATGAAAGGGTTCCATTACATTCTAAAAGTGTTTAGGGCTGCTTTAAAAATAAATAGGTATTTAGATATCAAAGGATAGAATATGATGAACGATTGCACTTCTGCTTCTTTTCAGAATAAACGATATAGTGCACGTAATAAATTTTTTATACGATTTGAAAAAGATCGAAATAAAAAAATAAGCGAAAAGAGTGAGAGTGAACGAATTGCTAAAAGGTTAGCACGTGCCGGAGTAGCATCACGCCGTGATGCAGAAATGATGATCGTTGCAGGTCGTATTGTTGTTAATGGTACAGTTGTTGCTACGCCTGTTTTTAATGTTACCCGTTCTGATGTTATTACAGTTGATGGTAAGCCTTTACCTCCTATAGAACGAACACGGTTATGGCTTTATCACAAACCAGTCGGATTTGTTACGACAAATCGTGATCCTCAGGGAAGACCAACAGTATTTGATAATTTGCCAAAAGACATGCCTCGTGTTCTTTCTGTGGGGAGACTTGATATTAATACAGAAGGCCTTTTGCTTTTAACCAATGATGGTGGTTTAGCGCGTGTATTGGAGCTTCCTTTTACGGGTTGGGTGCGTAAATATCGGGTTCGTGCTCATGGAAAGGTTAAACAAAGTGCGCTTCAAAATTTAAAGAATGGTATTGCGGTTAATGGGATTTTTTATGGTTCAATTGAGGCTTCGATCGAACGTGAGCAAGGATCAAATGTATGGCTTTCTGTAGCTTTGCGTGAAGGAAAAAATCGTGAAATCAAAAATGTTTTGGGAGCTTTAGGGTTATCTGTTAATCGTTTAATTCGTGTATCTTATGGTCCATTTCAGTTATCTGATTTAAAAGAAGGTGCAGTTCGTGAATTAAAAGGTCGGATGTTACGTGATCAATTAGGAGAACGTTTAATTTTGCAAGCTAATGCAGATTTTGATGCGCCTATTATTAAGCCATTTTCAAATTCTGCT of Bartonella sp. JB63 contains these proteins:
- a CDS encoding pseudouridine synthase, giving the protein MSEKSESERIAKRLARAGVASRRDAEMMIVAGRIVVNGTVVATPVFNVTRSDVITVDGKPLPPIERTRLWLYHKPVGFVTTNRDPQGRPTVFDNLPKDMPRVLSVGRLDINTEGLLLLTNDGGLARVLELPFTGWVRKYRVRAHGKVKQSALQNLKNGIAVNGIFYGSIEASIEREQGSNVWLSVALREGKNREIKNVLGALGLSVNRLIRVSYGPFQLSDLKEGAVRELKGRMLRDQLGERLILQANADFDAPIIKPFSNSAVIEKQKSTKSSVMKNSSIVSRKESMSYGKKGKFSGHNQVRLSKKFDEKLRDKNQKKDGKEERTFLRSRCSNVWMAPGACPQIVCKKSSSDADDQYGRKSNWVGKKSTDRGKEKRSERRIGKDKCIDFSKKCSKTPYIESGLIGKKDQLFKKEGEVVKNDHGEHFFDNRRKSRSFDNNMKKSKRYNDSARISKGSRGSRAGY
- a CDS encoding nucleoside deaminase, with protein sequence MRLTPMEIALLEAQSAKKQAEIPVGAVITHGETIIARAGNYTRTPYDPTGHAEMRVIRIACQIFKSERIPQCDLYVTLEPCAMCAAAISFARIRNLYYATQDSKGGAIEHGPRFYQQSTCHHRPNVYSGFKEREANQLLKDFFAQKRHQK